The genomic interval TTAAAACCAGTACAACGCCGTATATTATATGCGATGTTTGCAGAAGGTAATACATTTGATAAAAATTTCCGAAAAAGTGCTAAAACCGTCGGTAATGTAATCGGTAATTATCATCCACATGGTGATTCATCTGTTTATGATGCGATGGTACGTATGAGCCAGGACTGGAAATTGCGTCATGTATTAGTTGAAATGCACGGGAATAACGGTAGTATCGATAACGATCCACCAGCTGCAATGCGTTATACAGAGGCAAAGTTATCTAAACTTGCCAATATTTTATTGCAGAACATTAATAAAGATACAGTAGATTTCGTTCAGAACTTTGATGATACTGCAATGGAACCGATGGTATTACCGGCGAATTATCCGAATTTACTTGTTAATGGTTCTACAGGTATTTCTGCGGGGTATGCAACAGATATTCCACCTCATAATCTTGACGAAGTGATAAATGCAACACTAAAAGTAATTGATAAGCCTGATGTGTCTGTTGATGAAATAATGAAAGTATTACCAGGACCTGATTTTCCGACGGGTGGCATTATTATGGGTAAGGCTGGGATTAAACAGGCGTATGAAACGGGTAAAGGAAAAATACAAGTTCGTGGAAAAGTTGAAATAGAAAAGCTACGCGGTGGTCGTGAAGAAATTATCGTTACTGAAATCCCGTTTGAAGTGAATAAAAGTAATCTCGTAAAACGTATTGATGAATTAAGAGCAGATAAAAAAGTAGACGGCATTATTGAAGTGCGTGATGAAACGGATCGTAATGGTTTAAGAATTGCGATCGAACTTAAAAAAGATGCCAATAGTGAAGGAATTTTAAACTTCCTGTATAAAAATACTGACTTGCAAGTTGCTTATAACTTCAACATGGTCGCAATCAGTGACAGACGACCTAAATTATTAGGTGTAACACAGATGCTGAACAGTTTTATCATGCATCAGAAAGAGGTCGTAACAAGACGTAGTCAATTCGATTATGATCAGGCAGAAAAACGTATGCATATCGTTGAAGGTTTAATTAAAGCATTGTCTATACTCGATGAAGTGATCGAGGTTATCAGAGCCTCAAAAAATAAAGCTGATGCAAAACAAAACTTGATTCAGAAGTTTGATTTTACAGAAGCACAGGCAGAAGCTATTGTAATGCTTCAGTTATATCGTTTAACGAATACTGATATCGTTGCGCTTGAATCTGAGCAGGAGGAATTAAAGGCAACGTTAAATGAATTATCACGTATTCTAAATGATGAAAATTATTTGAAACAAGTTATCAAAAAGGAATTAAAGGCGGTTCAAAAAGCGTTCAAAGAGGAACGTCGTAGTGAGATTGAAGCAAAAATCGCTGAAATTAAAATTTCTAAAGAAATTTTAGTGCCAAATGAAGATACAATTATGAGTATTACGCAGGAAGGTTATATTAAGCGTACTTCTCCAAGAAGTTTTGGTGCGAGTGGTATTGATGAAATTGGTATGAAAGATGAAGATATGTTGTTATCTTATCACGAAAGTAACCTTCAGCATGTTGCTATTGTAT from Macrococcus armenti carries:
- the parC gene encoding DNA topoisomerase IV subunit A — its product is MNEHIQSLPLEDVIGDRFGRYTKYIIQDRAIPDVRDGLKPVQRRILYAMFAEGNTFDKNFRKSAKTVGNVIGNYHPHGDSSVYDAMVRMSQDWKLRHVLVEMHGNNGSIDNDPPAAMRYTEAKLSKLANILLQNINKDTVDFVQNFDDTAMEPMVLPANYPNLLVNGSTGISAGYATDIPPHNLDEVINATLKVIDKPDVSVDEIMKVLPGPDFPTGGIIMGKAGIKQAYETGKGKIQVRGKVEIEKLRGGREEIIVTEIPFEVNKSNLVKRIDELRADKKVDGIIEVRDETDRNGLRIAIELKKDANSEGILNFLYKNTDLQVAYNFNMVAISDRRPKLLGVTQMLNSFIMHQKEVVTRRSQFDYDQAEKRMHIVEGLIKALSILDEVIEVIRASKNKADAKQNLIQKFDFTEAQAEAIVMLQLYRLTNTDIVALESEQEELKATLNELSRILNDENYLKQVIKKELKAVQKAFKEERRSEIEAKIAEIKISKEILVPNEDTIMSITQEGYIKRTSPRSFGASGIDEIGMKDEDMLLSYHESNLQHVAIVFTNKGRYIYIPVHQLPDIRWKDLGTHISQIVPLDAQEQVITMITVADFNNDTKLMIATKHGMIKLSAMKDLEVTRYSKPLVYMKLKNDDIVQTIHLVTGDEHILVITKFGMALHYSLSEVSETGLKAAGVKSINLKENDEVINTEIIYPDSTLLIATQRGAMKKMDINLFEEGKRAQRGLMVLKELKLNPHFVIGAYVLTADMQYVIYNENNKKVGFTKDIRKTDRYTNGSFIVDDKVFGTIHALRVNSIES